One region of Syntrophobacter fumaroxidans MPOB genomic DNA includes:
- a CDS encoding metallophosphoesterase family protein: protein MKTYAIGDIHGMIHKLEKLLDILQPTHDDTLLFIGDYIDRGPDPKAVIDLLLRLIADGYRVLPLKGNHEEMLLDYLAGREDGVMWLYNGGRATLRSYATDQGRVVFPREHLDFLGDLLLFHETESHFFVHAGLLPNRNLENPDRNACLWIREPFLSSTYDWGKKIVFGHTPQRDGPLVQPNKIGIDTGAVFGGQLTCLCLPDETFVSV, encoded by the coding sequence CATGATCCACAAACTGGAAAAGCTCCTCGATATCCTGCAGCCCACGCATGACGATACTCTCCTTTTCATTGGCGACTACATCGACCGCGGTCCCGACCCCAAGGCCGTCATCGACCTGTTGCTCCGTCTTATCGCAGACGGTTATCGCGTTCTTCCCCTGAAGGGAAATCATGAAGAGATGCTGCTCGATTACCTGGCCGGCCGGGAAGACGGCGTTATGTGGTTGTATAACGGCGGCCGGGCGACTCTCAGGAGTTATGCAACCGACCAGGGACGGGTTGTCTTCCCGCGTGAACATCTCGATTTCCTCGGCGACCTCCTCTTGTTTCACGAAACGGAATCCCATTTCTTCGTCCACGCCGGGCTCCTTCCGAACCGCAACCTGGAAAATCCCGATAGAAACGCCTGCCTATGGATCCGCGAACCGTTCCTGAGCTCCACTTACGACTGGGGCAAGAAGATCGTGTTCGGGCACACTCCGCAACGCGACGGCCCCCTGGTGCAGCCGAACAAGATCGGGATCGACACCGGTGCGGTCTTCGGCGGGCAATTGACCTGCCTTTGTCTGCCGGACGAGACTTTCGTGTCGGTATGA
- a CDS encoding deoxycytidylate deaminase codes for MDWDRYFLEIATAVANNSKCLSRKIGALLVRDKSIISTGYNGPPRGVPHCNRRYVIDPSVSAIMPTHMMGKEMDLCPRKALGYKSGEGLHLCIASHAEVNCINNAARNGICTLGSTLYLSSAFLPCKNCLCEIINAGIKEIVVREIQPYDPTSLFILEHSDLSIRTYKLG; via the coding sequence ATGGATTGGGACCGCTATTTCCTGGAGATTGCCACGGCCGTGGCAAACAACAGCAAATGCCTCTCGCGCAAGATCGGCGCTCTGCTGGTCCGCGACAAATCCATCATCAGCACGGGGTACAACGGGCCGCCCAGAGGCGTTCCGCACTGCAACCGGCGTTACGTCATCGATCCGAGTGTGAGCGCCATCATGCCGACTCACATGATGGGCAAAGAAATGGATCTATGCCCGCGCAAAGCTTTGGGCTACAAGTCGGGAGAAGGACTGCACCTGTGCATCGCATCGCATGCCGAAGTGAACTGCATCAACAACGCGGCGAGGAACGGAATATGCACCCTCGGCAGCACCCTGTACCTTTCTTCTGCGTTCCTGCCCTGCAAGAACTGCCTTTGCGAGATCATCAACGCCGGAATCAAGGAAATCGTCGTTCGGGAGATTCAGCCATACGACCCGACCAGCCTGTTTATCCTGGAGCACAGCGACCTGTCCATCAGGACGTACAAGCTCGGCTGA
- a CDS encoding PdaC/SigV domain-containing protein: protein MKRSVSIMAILVAVLPGAAGAASFDCGKAFTLVEKTVCSDRELSGLDDSMQQAYDKALAVVPDPGPLRREQRQWLKSERDACRDVRCLKSRYEKRLGQLNSLLAAGQAPPAAGASAAPGTAVREKKLTRETQTLSIDLSWPEIHSDEYPQAAAALTKRIQADIDKAHREFLKETAEVKPPDIGGERIKNGLSAAYRLTYNVRGIVSLYTDIYTFTGGAHGSTVRTGYTFDLKSGRDRALGDFLGPDWQSVAKSAIVPQINARSEDFFDESRQGRFEIDPAQFYLTPRGVVVFFQQYEIAPYSSGIPEFTVAIEQP from the coding sequence ATGAAACGAAGCGTCTCCATCATGGCGATTCTTGTCGCGGTTCTTCCGGGTGCCGCCGGTGCCGCGAGCTTCGACTGCGGCAAGGCTTTCACCCTCGTCGAAAAGACCGTCTGTTCCGACCGGGAGCTCTCCGGCCTCGACGACTCCATGCAGCAGGCCTATGACAAGGCATTGGCCGTCGTTCCGGACCCCGGGCCGTTGAGAAGGGAGCAAAGACAATGGCTCAAGTCGGAGCGCGATGCCTGTCGGGACGTGCGCTGTCTGAAAAGCCGGTACGAAAAACGATTGGGACAACTGAATTCCCTCCTCGCCGCCGGGCAGGCCCCTCCCGCCGCCGGTGCTTCCGCCGCCCCGGGAACCGCCGTGCGGGAGAAAAAACTCACGAGGGAGACGCAAACCCTGTCTATCGATCTGTCCTGGCCTGAAATCCACTCCGATGAGTATCCACAGGCCGCGGCCGCCCTCACGAAACGGATCCAGGCCGATATCGACAAGGCCCATAGGGAATTCTTGAAGGAAACGGCCGAGGTGAAGCCGCCCGATATCGGAGGGGAGAGAATAAAGAACGGATTGTCCGCGGCCTACAGGCTCACGTACAATGTGCGAGGGATCGTCAGTCTGTATACGGACATCTACACCTTCACGGGGGGCGCTCACGGCAGCACCGTCAGGACCGGGTACACGTTCGATCTCAAGAGCGGCAGGGACCGAGCCCTTGGGGATTTCCTGGGGCCGGACTGGCAATCCGTCGCGAAAAGCGCGATCGTTCCGCAAATTAATGCCCGGTCCGAAGACTTCTTCGATGAATCGAGGCAGGGCCGGTTTGAGATCGATCCCGCTCAGTTCTACCTGACACCCAGGGGCGTGGTCGTGTTCTTCCAGCAGTACGAAATCGCCCCGTACTCCTCGGGCATCCCCGAATTCACCGTCGCGATCGAGCAGCCCTAG
- a CDS encoding cache domain-containing protein, with protein sequence MRELDIKPLLDRARRLVEEGVAFYKRMPKAIALAEFSSQRGRFVKSDQYIYVLDSTGVMVAHPINETFVGQDFYYVTDCDGKSFNKEIVDTANAEGCGWVEYKWLDPVTRTERPKIVYFEKTHGVIICSGVYGDSPACVMPEHPHNEDAYPAAPADVFPPGDSRMETEAEERGDELVPDDARRFVEQSAAFIRANGTAAALAEFSNPRGRFVRGEQYIFVLDPAGVMLAHGVNSRYIGKNFYHILDADGRQFVKEIVDTANAEGSGWVEYKWGDPLTRTEQTKVLYFELTFGVIICSGIYRH encoded by the coding sequence ATGAGAGAGCTCGATATCAAGCCGCTCCTGGATAGGGCGAGGCGCCTGGTGGAGGAGGGAGTGGCCTTTTACAAAAGGATGCCCAAAGCGATTGCCTTGGCTGAATTCTCCAGCCAACGCGGGCGCTTTGTCAAAAGCGACCAGTATATCTACGTGTTGGATTCCACCGGGGTCATGGTTGCCCACCCGATCAACGAAACCTTTGTTGGCCAGGATTTCTATTACGTCACGGATTGTGACGGCAAGAGCTTCAATAAGGAGATCGTCGATACCGCCAACGCCGAAGGTTGCGGCTGGGTGGAATACAAGTGGCTCGACCCCGTAACCAGGACGGAACGGCCGAAAATCGTGTACTTTGAAAAAACCCACGGCGTTATCATCTGCAGCGGGGTTTACGGGGACAGCCCCGCCTGCGTCATGCCGGAACACCCGCACAATGAGGATGCGTATCCCGCCGCTCCCGCGGATGTTTTTCCCCCCGGAGACTCGAGGATGGAGACGGAAGCGGAAGAGCGGGGGGACGAACTGGTGCCCGATGACGCCAGGCGTTTTGTGGAGCAGTCTGCCGCATTTATCAGGGCCAACGGCACGGCGGCCGCTCTTGCCGAATTCTCGAACCCGCGCGGACGATTTGTCAGAGGCGAGCAGTATATTTTTGTGCTGGACCCTGCCGGCGTGATGCTCGCTCACGGGGTAAACAGCAGATATATCGGGAAGAATTTCTATCACATCCTCGACGCCGACGGCAGGCAATTTGTCAAGGAAATTGTGGACACCGCCAACGCTGAAGGTTCCGGCTGGGTGGAATACAAATGGGGAGACCCCTTGACCAGGACCGAGCAAACCAAGGTCCTGTATTTCGAGCTGACGTTCGGCGTCATCATTTGCAGCGGTATTTACCGGCACTGA
- a CDS encoding SDR family oxidoreductase, whose translation MSDPRKTRPILVIGATGYIGGRLVPKLLELGYTVRVMGRSLSKLESRPWATHARLEAVRGDVLDVRSLKRAVRGCWAAFYLVHSMSTSHRDFADLDRLAAWNMVEASGGSTLERIIYLGGLGDESDPMLSKHLRSRLEVARILRTGPVPVTTLRAAMILGSGSASFEILRYLVDRLPVMLTPRWVHTPVQPICIRNVLNYLVGCLEKEETIGQTFDIGGPEVVTYERLIRIYACAAGLRERVVIPVSFISPQMSALWISFVTPVPAPLGRALTEGLLNEVVCRDERIRRIIPQDLMTCRDAIERAIEKIERHRVEACWTDAGRLLPPEWTYCGDEPYAGGTVLACAYRIRIEASPGEIWEHIVRIGGRTGWYYGGPLWRIRGWLDKLFGGTSLLRGRRDPRNLYVGDALDFWRVLEVSAPFRLLLLSEMKLPGEAILEFRICPLGRNECELQQVARFLPKGFLGLAYWYSLYGAHRILFKGMLRTIAREVGKPVTRGPERFEPGLNLVCRID comes from the coding sequence ATGTCCGACCCGAGAAAGACGAGGCCTATCCTGGTCATCGGCGCAACCGGGTACATCGGGGGCCGCCTGGTGCCGAAGCTGCTCGAACTGGGGTATACGGTTCGGGTGATGGGCCGGTCCCTGTCCAAGCTGGAATCGCGGCCGTGGGCCACTCATGCGAGGCTCGAAGCGGTGCGGGGGGACGTACTGGACGTCCGGTCCCTCAAGAGAGCGGTGCGGGGGTGCTGGGCGGCATTCTACCTGGTCCATTCCATGAGCACGTCCCATCGGGATTTTGCCGATTTGGACCGTCTTGCGGCGTGGAACATGGTCGAGGCGTCGGGCGGCTCAACGCTTGAGCGCATCATTTACCTCGGGGGGCTGGGGGACGAGAGCGACCCGATGCTCAGCAAGCACCTCCGCTCCCGGCTGGAGGTGGCGAGAATTCTGCGCACCGGTCCCGTTCCGGTCACCACCTTGCGGGCTGCGATGATCCTCGGGTCGGGGAGCGCCTCGTTCGAAATACTGCGTTACCTTGTCGACCGGCTCCCCGTCATGCTCACGCCGCGCTGGGTACACACCCCCGTCCAGCCCATCTGCATCAGGAACGTGCTCAACTACCTTGTGGGCTGCCTCGAAAAGGAAGAAACGATCGGGCAGACCTTTGACATCGGGGGACCGGAGGTGGTCACTTACGAGCGCCTGATAAGGATCTACGCCTGCGCGGCGGGCCTGCGCGAGCGGGTCGTCATCCCGGTCTCGTTCATATCCCCGCAAATGAGCGCGCTCTGGATTTCCTTCGTAACCCCCGTTCCGGCCCCGCTGGGGAGGGCTCTGACCGAAGGGCTCCTCAACGAGGTGGTGTGCAGGGATGAACGCATACGCCGGATCATCCCGCAGGATCTCATGACGTGCCGGGATGCGATCGAGCGCGCCATCGAGAAAATCGAGCGTCATCGGGTCGAAGCCTGCTGGACCGATGCGGGCCGGCTTCTGCCTCCCGAATGGACCTACTGCGGGGATGAGCCATACGCCGGCGGAACCGTCCTGGCTTGCGCCTACAGGATACGGATCGAGGCATCGCCCGGGGAGATCTGGGAACACATCGTCAGGATCGGAGGGCGAACCGGGTGGTACTATGGCGGGCCGCTCTGGAGAATCCGCGGATGGCTGGACAAGCTGTTCGGCGGAACCAGTCTCCTGCGCGGAAGGCGGGACCCAAGGAACCTCTACGTCGGCGATGCCCTGGACTTCTGGAGAGTGCTCGAAGTCTCCGCCCCTTTCCGGCTGCTTTTGCTCTCGGAGATGAAGCTCCCCGGCGAGGCCATCCTGGAGTTCAGAATTTGCCCGCTCGGTCGGAACGAATGCGAGCTCCAGCAGGTGGCGCGCTTTCTCCCCAAGGGTTTTCTCGGTCTTGCCTACTGGTACAGTCTGTACGGCGCTCATCGGATACTTTTCAAGGGAATGCTTCGCACCATTGCGCGGGAAGTTGGAAAGCCGGTGACAAGAGGTCCCGAGCGATTCGAGCCAGGGCTCAACCTTGTTTGCCGCATAGACTAG
- a CDS encoding VOC family protein, which translates to MKPFISMITLGVADMARAVRFYEEGLGFPRMPFEGGAAFFMLNGSWLSLYPWNDLAEDAAVDANGAGFRGITLAHVVSSREDVAKILGQAVQAGGKLIKPAADVFWGGHSGYFADPDGHLWEVAWNPHFRPGPKDDDEA; encoded by the coding sequence ATGAAACCGTTCATCAGCATGATCACGCTCGGTGTTGCCGACATGGCAAGAGCGGTCCGGTTCTATGAGGAAGGGCTCGGCTTTCCCCGCATGCCGTTTGAAGGGGGTGCCGCCTTTTTCATGCTGAACGGCTCGTGGCTGTCATTGTACCCGTGGAACGACCTCGCCGAAGATGCCGCCGTCGATGCAAACGGGGCCGGTTTTCGAGGAATCACGCTGGCCCATGTGGTGTCGAGCAGAGAGGATGTCGCGAAGATACTGGGTCAGGCCGTCCAAGCCGGTGGAAAGCTCATCAAGCCGGCCGCGGATGTGTTCTGGGGCGGCCATTCCGGGTATTTCGCCGATCCCGACGGGCATTTGTGGGAGGTGGCCTGGAACCCCCATTTCCGGCCCGGGCCGAAGGATGACGACGAGGCATGA
- the uvrC gene encoding excinuclease ABC subunit UvrC: MGDPKSPTPDSGSSAGRPGSSATVREPHTADPGSPPTEPGSAAFDPGPLTADAQAPDGAVPCDDSPSLLSKTASFPHLPGVYLFKDASGAVLYVGKAIDLRKRIASYFKSTGPIPVKTRALMGKAADMEYVVTSNEKEALLLEASLIKKHRPRYNVVLRDDKNYPALRIDPREPFPRLEVVRRFQRDGALYFGPYHSAYALRETLRLLHQLFPLRLCKGKRLLARERPCLNYSLGRCLGACAGRVSPEDYHKMVDEVVLFLQGKTDVLQQQLRRRMADAAEALNFELAAYYRDRLQGIASMLEKQHIVSDRFLNQDVIGLHVGEEGAELAILFVRKGTLTGQRDFDLRDAQGEPMELLTAFIQQFYREDRYIPDEIVVPAPVEAEALLEEWLTELKGKRVRVWAARRGDRRELLEIAGKNARERYTSRRKWQKRDVTMLQNLQRILKLPRAPLRMACVDISNIQGRHAVGAVVVFSEGSPDKDSYRRYRIHGKTEPDDPAMMAEVIERLLKNDAPLAESLDLLVLDGGKSQLNRIRRLMEELGAAEGLPLISIAKEKETDRGEKGRGLYEKIYLPGRKNPLFLHHYPDILHLLQRLRDEAHRFAISHYKSLHRNDLLASALDAVPGVGPKRSRLLIRHFGSMKALREASVEDIAQVPGVPPTVARTIFNILRSSGEE; encoded by the coding sequence GTGGGAGATCCCAAGTCACCCACCCCGGATTCCGGCTCATCTGCGGGTAGACCCGGATCATCCGCAACCGTCCGCGAGCCGCACACTGCCGATCCCGGCTCGCCTCCAACCGAACCCGGCTCAGCCGCGTTCGACCCCGGCCCGCTCACAGCCGACGCCCAGGCGCCCGACGGCGCAGTCCCTTGCGACGACTCCCCTTCCCTGCTCTCCAAAACGGCTTCATTCCCGCATCTGCCCGGAGTCTACCTGTTCAAGGACGCCTCCGGCGCGGTGCTCTACGTCGGGAAAGCCATCGACCTGCGCAAGCGCATCGCCAGCTACTTCAAGAGCACCGGTCCGATCCCCGTGAAGACGCGCGCGCTCATGGGGAAAGCCGCGGACATGGAATACGTCGTCACCTCCAACGAGAAGGAAGCCCTGCTCCTCGAGGCGAGCCTCATCAAGAAACACCGACCGCGTTACAACGTGGTCCTGCGCGACGACAAGAACTACCCGGCGCTGCGCATCGACCCCCGCGAACCTTTCCCGCGACTCGAAGTGGTCCGCCGATTCCAGAGGGACGGGGCACTCTACTTCGGCCCATACCACTCCGCGTACGCACTCCGGGAAACCCTGCGGCTCCTGCACCAGCTCTTTCCCCTGCGTCTCTGCAAGGGAAAACGGCTGCTCGCCCGCGAACGCCCCTGCCTCAACTACTCGCTCGGCCGCTGCCTCGGGGCTTGTGCCGGGAGAGTTTCCCCGGAAGACTACCACAAGATGGTGGACGAGGTCGTCCTGTTCCTGCAGGGCAAAACGGACGTGCTCCAGCAGCAGTTGCGCCGGCGCATGGCCGACGCAGCCGAAGCCCTGAACTTCGAGCTTGCCGCCTACTACCGGGATCGCCTCCAGGGCATTGCTTCCATGCTGGAAAAGCAGCACATCGTCTCCGACCGATTTCTCAACCAGGACGTGATCGGCCTTCATGTCGGGGAAGAAGGCGCCGAACTGGCGATCCTGTTCGTGCGCAAGGGCACTCTCACCGGCCAGCGGGACTTCGATCTCCGGGACGCCCAGGGCGAGCCCATGGAGCTGCTGACCGCCTTCATTCAGCAATTCTACCGGGAAGACCGTTACATCCCCGATGAAATCGTGGTACCGGCCCCCGTCGAGGCCGAAGCGCTCCTGGAGGAGTGGCTCACCGAATTGAAAGGAAAGCGGGTCCGGGTCTGGGCCGCCAGGCGCGGAGATCGCCGCGAGCTGCTGGAAATCGCCGGGAAGAACGCCCGGGAACGGTACACCAGCCGGCGAAAGTGGCAGAAACGGGACGTCACCATGCTCCAGAACCTGCAGCGCATTCTGAAACTCCCGCGTGCCCCTCTGCGCATGGCCTGCGTGGACATCTCGAACATCCAGGGACGGCACGCGGTCGGTGCCGTGGTGGTGTTCTCCGAAGGCTCCCCGGATAAGGACTCCTACCGCCGCTACCGCATCCACGGCAAGACGGAGCCCGACGATCCCGCAATGATGGCGGAAGTGATCGAACGGCTTCTGAAGAACGATGCACCCCTGGCTGAAAGCCTGGATCTGCTCGTGCTCGACGGCGGCAAGAGCCAGCTCAACCGGATTCGCCGACTCATGGAGGAACTGGGAGCCGCCGAGGGACTTCCGCTCATTTCCATCGCCAAGGAGAAAGAAACCGACCGCGGCGAGAAGGGCCGCGGCCTCTACGAAAAGATATACCTCCCGGGACGCAAGAACCCATTATTTCTCCACCACTATCCGGACATTCTGCACCTCTTGCAGCGGCTGCGCGACGAGGCTCACCGCTTTGCCATATCCCATTACAAGAGCCTCCATCGAAACGATCTCCTGGCCTCCGCCCTGGATGCCGTTCCCGGAGTGGGTCCGAAGCGGAGCCGGCTGCTCATTCGCCATTTCGGCAGCATGAAAGCCCTGCGGGAGGCGAGCGTGGAGGATATCGCGCAGGTGCCGGGGGTCCCTCCGACCGTCGCTCGAACCATTTTCAACATTCTGCGGAGCAGCGGCGAGGAATAG
- a CDS encoding DUF721 domain-containing protein, whose protein sequence is MKPGDKANLIGPVVRGWLERHPAFSASPLGDWGELVGEQVARYSRPKSLKDKVLVVIAFDSIWKHHLELNRHAVMEKINENRREPLVEEMIVRVGGVPESDPVLNPAYVQLAKLKTRRNRGRKYEKTPVRPLAPEEKALLKKLPDPDLRTIGARLLKRIPVENTPEDDE, encoded by the coding sequence GTGAAGCCGGGGGACAAGGCGAATCTGATCGGGCCGGTGGTGCGCGGGTGGCTCGAACGCCATCCCGCTTTCTCCGCAAGTCCCCTGGGCGACTGGGGAGAACTGGTCGGGGAGCAGGTGGCCAGGTATTCGCGGCCCAAATCGCTCAAGGACAAAGTTCTCGTCGTGATCGCATTCGATTCCATCTGGAAACACCACCTGGAATTGAATCGCCATGCGGTGATGGAGAAGATCAACGAGAACCGCCGGGAGCCTTTGGTCGAGGAGATGATCGTTCGGGTCGGCGGGGTGCCCGAATCCGACCCGGTACTGAATCCGGCTTACGTGCAGCTTGCCAAGCTGAAGACCAGGCGCAATCGGGGCAGGAAATACGAAAAAACGCCCGTCCGTCCGCTCGCCCCCGAAGAAAAAGCCCTTCTGAAGAAGCTTCCCGATCCCGATCTGCGGACCATCGGTGCCCGTCTGCTCAAACGCATCCCGGTCGAAAACACCCCTGAAGACGACGAATAA
- a CDS encoding acyl-CoA dehydrogenase family protein translates to MDFQFTDEQRMIKETVYKWAVNELGPLQEKIDDEDWFPPDFFKKCAEIGILGITIDEKYGGLGGDVLMQTLAVEQMSRICPALGMTYGTHSNLCMNNIHRNASEALKEKYLPSMVAGEKIGALGLTEPNAGSDAMGLRTRAVRKGDKYILNGTKMFITNGPVADVLLVYAKTDPERGAKGISAFIVEKEFPGYKVSRKLKKCGMRGSPTGELVFEDCEVPAENLVGEENKGVNVVTSGLDIERIVLAGGSLGMAQQALDYSIRYSVEREQFGRPIASFQMIQQKLADMYARTEAAKLLVYKAAQVARNSPRGGKGTELTKLAAAGILFAAETATWVCDQAVQIHGGYGYCLEFPVQKLWRDAKLYEIGAGTSEIRRLIVARELTREEFARKSSR, encoded by the coding sequence ATGGATTTTCAATTCACCGATGAACAACGCATGATCAAGGAAACGGTTTACAAATGGGCTGTCAACGAGCTCGGACCGCTGCAGGAGAAAATCGACGACGAAGACTGGTTCCCACCGGATTTTTTCAAGAAGTGCGCGGAAATCGGGATCCTGGGGATCACCATTGACGAAAAATACGGAGGCCTCGGCGGCGACGTGCTGATGCAGACCCTGGCGGTCGAACAGATGAGCCGCATTTGCCCGGCGCTCGGCATGACCTACGGCACGCACTCCAATCTCTGCATGAACAACATCCACAGGAACGCCTCGGAAGCATTGAAGGAAAAATATTTGCCGTCCATGGTGGCGGGCGAGAAGATCGGCGCTCTGGGCCTGACCGAACCCAACGCGGGGTCGGACGCCATGGGGCTTCGCACTCGCGCGGTGAGAAAGGGCGACAAGTACATCTTGAACGGGACCAAGATGTTCATCACCAACGGGCCGGTTGCCGACGTATTGTTGGTTTATGCGAAGACGGACCCGGAAAGAGGGGCCAAGGGGATCAGCGCCTTCATCGTGGAGAAGGAATTCCCTGGCTACAAGGTGTCGCGAAAACTCAAGAAATGCGGCATGCGCGGCTCGCCGACCGGGGAACTGGTGTTCGAGGACTGCGAGGTCCCGGCCGAGAACCTGGTCGGGGAGGAGAACAAGGGAGTGAACGTGGTGACCAGCGGCCTGGACATCGAACGCATCGTGCTGGCGGGGGGGTCTCTGGGCATGGCTCAACAGGCCCTGGACTATTCCATCCGGTATTCCGTGGAACGCGAGCAGTTCGGCCGGCCGATTGCGAGCTTCCAGATGATCCAGCAGAAACTGGCCGACATGTACGCTCGCACCGAAGCCGCGAAGCTGCTGGTTTACAAAGCCGCCCAGGTGGCCCGGAATTCTCCGCGAGGCGGGAAGGGCACCGAATTGACCAAGCTGGCGGCCGCCGGCATCCTGTTTGCGGCCGAGACGGCCACGTGGGTTTGCGATCAGGCGGTGCAGATACACGGCGGGTATGGGTACTGCCTGGAATTCCCGGTGCAGAAGCTGTGGCGCGATGCGAAACTCTACGAAATCGGCGCGGGAACGAGTGAAATCCGGCGCCTGATCGTGGCGAGGGAACTGACGCGGGAGGAGTTCGCCCGCAAGTCGAGCCGGTAG
- a CDS encoding SPL family radical SAM protein: MSESMKSMALKPPGRIVIEADVAHSPLVETLRRNLPHAGVSVVDRVQEKAVHDPDVLEVVRFRGRFLKSCPGTRQYNCCGYRILHFGLQCSLDCTYCILQAYLNQPNLRLFGNTDDLFEELAAEIDTHPGQLYRIGTGEFTDSLLLDPWTGFSRPTVRFFASRANAVLELKTKTDYIGNLRDLDHRGHTIVAWSLNAESVRWREETKSATLRQRFDAARTCAELGYALAFHFDPMLEFPRWKEEYGETLARLFDAVDPARVVWISLGAFRFMPELKSSIRSRHPDSRITCGEFIPGLDGKMRYFRDIRVEMYSFMVDRIRAFDPELCTYLCMEGNDIWRDAFGFTPAERGGLGAMLDRAVLQRMKVGATF; the protein is encoded by the coding sequence GTGTCCGAATCCATGAAATCCATGGCCCTCAAGCCGCCCGGAAGAATCGTGATCGAAGCGGACGTCGCCCATAGCCCGCTGGTTGAAACCCTGAGACGAAACCTGCCCCACGCCGGGGTGAGCGTCGTGGACCGCGTGCAGGAGAAGGCCGTCCACGATCCGGATGTGCTGGAAGTGGTCCGGTTCAGGGGCCGGTTCCTCAAATCCTGCCCCGGAACCCGCCAGTACAACTGCTGCGGGTATCGCATCCTCCACTTCGGCCTGCAGTGTTCGCTGGACTGCACCTACTGCATCCTGCAGGCCTATCTCAATCAGCCGAACCTGAGGCTTTTCGGGAACACCGATGATCTCTTCGAGGAGCTCGCGGCGGAAATCGACACGCATCCCGGACAGCTCTACCGGATCGGGACCGGGGAATTCACGGATTCGCTTCTGCTGGACCCGTGGACCGGCTTTTCCCGGCCGACGGTACGGTTTTTTGCCTCGCGCGCCAACGCCGTCCTCGAGCTGAAGACGAAAACCGATTACATTGGAAATCTTCGGGACCTGGATCATCGTGGACACACCATCGTGGCGTGGTCCCTCAACGCCGAAAGCGTGCGTTGGCGCGAAGAAACCAAATCGGCCACGCTGCGGCAGCGCTTCGACGCCGCGCGAACCTGCGCCGAGCTTGGATACGCCCTGGCTTTCCATTTCGACCCGATGCTCGAATTTCCTCGCTGGAAAGAAGAGTACGGCGAGACGCTGGCGCGGTTGTTCGACGCGGTCGACCCGGCGCGCGTCGTGTGGATCAGCCTCGGCGCCTTCCGGTTCATGCCGGAGCTCAAGTCCTCCATCCGTTCCAGGCATCCCGACAGCCGCATCACCTGCGGTGAATTCATCCCGGGGCTCGACGGAAAGATGCGCTACTTCAGGGACATACGTGTGGAGATGTATTCTTTCATGGTGGATCGCATCCGGGCGTTCGATCCCGAGCTGTGCACGTACCTGTGCATGGAGGGAAACGACATCTGGCGGGACGCCTTCGGTTTCACGCCGGCCGAGCGGGGCGGTCTGGGTGCGATGCTCGACCGGGCCGTGCTCCAGCGGATGAAAGTCGGGGCGACCTTCTGA